The genomic stretch AATTAAAATCCCGTTTTAGAAAAGAATCTGAAAAACAAAAACCTGGAAAACCTGAATGACTTGTTACGTGCAGGTGAGAAGATCTGATTGCTCCAACATGTGTAATTGTTGTATGGAAAATATGCGGCCGTGAATTGCTTATTTTAAGGATAAATAATCGTTAGTCAGATTGCTTTGATATATCCCTGTTAGATTTCCAAAAAATCAGATCAAACAAAACATATCTTATCTGATAAGGCTCGCCATCATCATTTGCATAATCATGTTGCCCGCAAGGATTTTTATTTGATTTATTTTTCATTCCATAAAAAACATCTTTAATTATGTTATGAATCATGTGATGCAAAGCATACAAAATGCATGAAAGATTTTTAAGCTGTAACAAAAGCATGATTCTTTTATGGATAACATCATACGATGCATTACATGATTGCGATGAGGGTTACAGGGAATAGGCATCTACGCTGTTACCCGTGAAAGTAGGTACGAGCAACAATTTCAGTTGAGCTGCATAGCTGATGTCTGCGGTATTTTTATGTTCGTTGCGGGTATCGAGCAGTTCTTCTGCCTTGCCATTGGCATATACATAATACACCCGGCCTATCCATTGTGAAACAATCAGATCCCGATCATTTACATTCCATATGCCATCGCCATCTTTTACTGCATCAGAAAACAATTTCAGGTCTTTGCCGGAAGCATCGCAGGTGAAAATACCATGATGTGTCAGTATCCAAAGTTTTCCTTTCCAGAACAGCAGTCCATTGGCTCCCTGCATATTTTCTCCTTGAAGCAGTGTGGAAACTTTGCCGTTGGCATAACGGAATACTTTTGCCTGCCGGGTATCAGATACATACACGTTGCCGTGATCATCAACCGTCACATCATTCAGGAAAGATGAACCAGGCACATTAACCTTTTGTTTGATGGCACCGGTGTTGCGATCGATGATGACAAGCTGATCGATATCGGCCACATAAAGTTCATTGCCGTAAAAAGCCAATCCTTTCGGGGCATTCAGGCCATCCGTCCAGTGTAGTTGTTTGATGTGGCCTTCGGTATCCAGCAATGAGATAAAACCATTGCCATCTTTGGCGGTAGCATCGCCGTTGATATTCGACACGTATATCACCTGATGTTGGGGATCATACAAGGCCGATTCAGGTGTACGGATGCCATCAGCGGCCGACCATTTGAACGTGAGTTTCACGGGGCTATGCTGGGCGTAGGCGGTGAAAAAGCCTGTCAGGCCCAACAGCAGGGAACAAAAGAAGTAGCGCATATCTTTCAGAATTTGATTGCAAATCAAGGCAAAAGTTACAGATTCTTTTTATGATTTTAAAGTTGCAATCGTTCCCGGTAACGTTTGCGTAAAAAAATATCTGCGATTCGTTGTCTATTCCCTGCGAACACAGTAGACTTGCTTCATGCTTTACAATACGGCACGGTACGGTTTTCAGCCAGTGTTTTTGAAAAGGAAAGCCAAGTTATTTCGGTTGTGGCTGATAGGGTTATTTGTCTTCATAGGATGTATTACGCGCGCTTCTGCTCAGGAACTTTCCTGGCCAAAGGATCTTTCGGCTTATCAACCGGCTGTTCCCCGGTTTCGGGCTGATACCTTTGATATCCGCCGCTATGGAGCCAAAGCTGATGGGCGCACCCTGAATACACAAGCCATCCAGTCGGCCATTGATGCCTGCAGTGTTGCCGGTGGTGGTGTGGTGCTCATTCCTGATGGTTTCTGGCTCACCGGTCCCATTGTTTTGAAATCGGGAGTGGATTTGCATCTTCAAAGTGGAGCTTTGCTGCAATTCACTCGTGACCGGGATCAATATCCGTTGGTAAAAACCAGCTACGAAGGGCTGGTTGCCGTGCGTTGCCAGTCGCCTATATCAGCCGAAAATGCCGAAAACATAGCCATCACAGGAGCAGGTATCGTGGATGGTGGTGGTGATGCTTGGCGCATGGTGAAGAAAAGCAAATTGCCGCCCGATGCCTGGAAGCAGCTGGTAGCAAGCGGTGGGGTGCTAAGTGCCGATGGCAATACCTGGTATCCGTCGGAAAAATCGCTCCTGGGATCTCAGACGCCCGATGCGGGTGTGTGGAAGACGGGCATGCAGCTGAGTGATTTTGAGCGCATCCGGGATTTCCTGCGGCCCAATCTGTTGAAATTTACTTCCTGTAAAAAAATTCTATTGCAGGGTGTAACCTTTCGGAATTCTCCTGCCTGGTGCCTGCATCCCCTGATGTGTGAGGATCTTACCGTATCCGGCATCACGGTGTATAATCCGGAATATGCACAGAACGGCGATGGCATTGACGTGGAATCCTGTACCAGGGTGTTGATTGAAAACAGCCAGTTTGCGACCGGCGATGATGGTATTTGTCTGAAATCAGGCCGGGATGAGGAGGGCCGCAAGCGGGGCATGCCTACGCAGTTTGTGCAGGTCAGAAATTGTGTGGTGTATCATGCCCATGGCGGATTTGTGATTGGCAGTGAAATGTCGGGTGGCGTGCATGATGTTGTCGTTCAGCATTGTACGTTCATAGGTGCTGATAATGGCTTGCGTTTCAAAACCACACGAGGCCGCGGCGGTGTGGTAGAAAACATTTTTGTGGATGGTGTGGTGATGGAAAATATCGTACATGATGCCATTTTGTTTGACATGTATTACATGGCAACCAATGCGGCTGAGCCGATAGGCGAGGTGAAGCCTATGCCTGTAACGGAAGCCACGCCCGTTTTTCGCCGGTTTCTGATTCGGAATGTGGTATGCCGCGGAGCACAACGGGGTATTTATATCCGCGGCCTGCCGGAGATGCCGGTACAGCAGTTAAAGCTGGAACATATTGCGCTGGCCGATACCCGGCAGGGATTGATCTGCAGCTATGCCCGGCAACTGAAGTTTGAGGACTTGCAATTGTTTCCGCTACAAACGGATCCCGTGATAGATCTGGCTCAGGTTCGGGATATTCAGTTTGATATCCTGCATTATGCCCCTGATGCCCGGCTTCTGTTGCGCCTGCAGGGTGCGGAAAGCGGGAATATCCGATTCAATCACCTGTTTCCAGCTCCATCGGATCGGATGATTCGCTATACGGGCGGAGCTTCCCGGGCAATGGTGGAAGTTGCAGGAAAATGAATAATGAGATGAAAGGAAATACACCATATCAGTTTGTAAACAGGATATGGAAATCGGTCTTGGTTTATGGGTTAATGGGAATCAGCCTCTGTCTTGCCCCGGCCTTTGTGCCGGGGCTGGCAGCAGGTCAGGCTCAATACCGGATTTCATCCACGCTGGCCGACTCGGCCCTGCAGCAAGCCGAACAATTTGCGAAGCATATCCTCCAACAATCATCCCCGTCTGACAAATGGGCCTATGAAACAGGAGTAGTATGGCAGGGCATGGCCGAACTCTGGCATTTCACGGCCAATGGCAACTATTTTCAATATATCCGGCAGGCAGTAGATAATTTTGTGGATAAACAGGGTGAAATCCGCACCTATCGGCCGCAGGAATACAAACTGGATGATATCAACAATGGCCACGCGTTATTGCTTCTGGCCGCCGTCACGGGCGATACCCGATATCGCCTGGCAGCCGGCAGGTTATGGGATCAGCTCCAGCACCAGCCGAGAAATGCAGCAGGCGGCTTCTGGCATAAACAGATTTATCCCAACCAGATGTGGGTAGATGGCCTGTATATGGCCGAGCCTTTTTATCTGACTTATGTATTGAGGTTGCGCGATTCCGCTCATTTATCTGCCCAACTGCAGGATATTGCCCGGCAATTTTTGCTTGTACGCGACCATCTGCGCGATCCAGCCACAGGATTATATTTTCATGGCTGGGATGCCTCGCACCAGGAACGTTGGGCTGATCCGCAAACCGGCCGTTCTCCCAACATCTGGGGTAGAGGAGATGGCTGGCTGGCCATGGCATTGGTAGATGTGCTGGACCATTACCCCGCTGATGTACCAGCTTACGACTCCCTGCGCAGCATGTTTAAGGATTTCGCGGCTGCTATTCTCCAGGCTCAGGATCCCGCTACGGGCTGCTGGTATCAGCTCATGGTAAAACCACATCTTCCGGGTAATTATCTGGAATCTTCGGCAACCTGCATGTTTATCTATGCACTGGCCAAAGGAGTGCGGCTGGGTTTATTGCCGAAGCAACCCTACCGGGCAGCAGTAGAAAAAGCCTACCGCGGGCTGCTGAGCCGGTTTGTACAACAAACTTCCGACGGGCCTGTACTTACCGGTGTTTGCAGTGTAGCCGGTCTGGGAGGTAAGCCTTACCGCGATGGCAGTGACGCCTACTACCTGAGTGAGAAAATTGTAAATAATGATCCCAAGGCTTTGGGCGCTTTTCTGATGGCCAGTGTAGAAATGGCCCGTTTGCCGCTGTTGCATGTGGGCAAAGGCGTTACGGTTTGCCTGGATCATTGGTTTAACCGGGAATGGCGTCCGGATCCGTTCGGGCCATCGGGCCGGATGGAACCTTTTCACTATCTCTGGAGCGATGAAGAGAACAGCGGTTTTTCTTTCTGGGGACGCATCTTTCGCGACCGGGGAGCTACCTGCACCACCCTTGAGCAGGCGCCTACGGAAAAAGCATTGCGCCATGTACAGGTATATATCATCGTAGATCCTGATACCCGGGCTGAAACACCCGATCCGCATTTTATTGATGCCGCATCTATTGGGGTATTGCAACGCTGGGTAAAAGCCGGTGGTATTCTTTTGCTGATGGCCAATGATTCCGGCAACTGTGAATTCTACCATCTCAATCAGCTGGCTGCAGTCTTCGGTATGCATTTTCTGGAAAACAGCCTGAATCATGTTCCGGATCATGCCTATGAGGATGGGGCGTTTGACACGCATGTAAACGATATTTTCCCGGTATCCAGACACATTTTTATGAAAGAAATCAGTAGTTTGAGCATACAGCCACCTGCTCAGCCATTGCTTGTAAAAGAGGGAAATGTAATTATCGCCCGTGCAAAATATGGCAAAGGCTGGGTGCTGGCAGTGGGTGATCCCTGGTTGTACAATGAATATACCGATGGTCGCAAGCTGCCTGCGCGCTTTCAGAATGCACAGGCAGGTGCTGATCTGGCAAACTGGTTGCTGACACAAGCCCAAAAGCAAAATTTTCAATCATATTGAACGAACAGACTTTTTACCATGGAATCGTTGAACCGAAAATCCCTGCGTTACATTAAACCTCATCCCAACCTGGAAATACCTGATCCTGCCCTGCTGGATCTGCCTGAAAAAGTATTGCAGTTTGGTACGGGCGTTCTGTTGCGCGGGCTTCCGGATTATTTCATCGATCGAGCCAATAAGGCCGGCCTGTTCGACGGGCGGATATTGGTCGTGAAATCCACCTCCCGTGGCGAAACCGATGCATTTGACCAGCAAGATGGGCTTTATACCCTTTGTGTAAAAGGATTGGAAAATGGCAGTCCTGTGCAGAAATACCTGATTGAAGCAGCCATCAGCCGCGTGCTTTCGGCACAGCATGCATGGGATAGTATTCTGGAGGCCGTGAAACAGCATGACATACGGCTAATTATTTCCAATACCACGGAAGTGGGCATCCGGTTGGATGCAGACGATAATCCTTTTACCCATCCGCCCAGGAGCTTTCCGGGTAAGCTGCTGGCTGTGCTGTATGCCAGATATCAAGCTGATCCTGAAAAAGGATTTGTGATCATCCCCACTGAGCTGATACCCGACAATGGGGATCGCTTACGGGCTATTGTCAGGGAGATGGCACAGCGGCACCGGATGTCTGCCGCCTTTTTGCAATGGATGGATGCAGCCTGTGTGTTCTGCAATTCATTGGTTGACCGGATAGTACCGGGCAAGCCAGAGGCCGAAGAGCAGGCCAGGCTGGAGCAGGAATTGGGTTATCAGGATGAGCTGATGATTCAGGCCGAACCCTACCGGCTTTGGGCCATCGAGGCACGCGATGCGCGGGTAGAGGCATGGCTGCCCTGGGCAAAAGCCGATACGGGTGTGGTATTGGCGCCCGACATTACCCGGTATCGTGAACTGAAGCTGCGTCTGTTGAACGGCACACATACCTTCAGCAGCGGATTGGCACATCTGATGGGTTTTGACACAGTGTTTCAGGCCACCCATCATCAGGCAATGGTGGCTTTTCTGCGCCAGCTGATGTGGGATGAAATCGTACCCGTGGTGACTGGTCCGGATATCAGCCGGGAGATGGCAGAAACATTTGCACACCAGGTACTGGAAAGATTTGCCAACCCGTTTTTAAAGCACCATTGGATAGATATTACGGTGGAATATACGGCAAAGATGCGCATGCGCAACGTACCTTTGATAAAAGGTTATTATCAGCGGTTTGTTACTGTGCCGGCGGCCATGGCGCTGGGATTTGCAGCCTACTTACTCTTTATGAAGGGTGAAGCCAACGGTCAGCATTATACGGGCAACTGGGCTGGCCAAGCCTATCCGATTCGCGATAGCCAGGCAGGGTATTTTGCTGAGTTGTGGAAACGATCCAGCAGAGAGCAACTCGTCCGGGAAGTGCTGGGCAATACAGATTTGTGGCAGGAGGATCTCAACGCTCTCCCTGGTTTTGCAGAGGCAGTTCACGCAAATCTGGAAAGGCTGATGCAAGGTGAGGTGGAAAAGGTACTGCGTTCAACAATTTTCGTTTAACACGGAATGCAAATATGCTATGGACAGGGAACTGAAAACAGTGTTGCAGGTACATCCTGATGATAATGTGCTGGTGGCCTTGCGCGACCTGCAGGCAGGTGAGCACGTGCGATGGGATGGAAAAGAATGGGTATTGCCCGAACTTGTTCCTGCCAAACATAAATTCAACATGTTTCCCCTGCAGGCAGGAGATGCTGTGATTATGTATGGCGTGAAAGTAGGCAGGGCTAAAGCCGATTTACCAGCCGGCACGCGCCTTTCCCCGCAGAATGTGAGCCATGCTACCGGTGAGGTGGAGTTGAGAGCCGGCATACGTGCCCGTCAGTGGAAGGCCCCTGACGTATCGCGCTGGAAAGACAAGGTATTTTACGGATATCATCGCAGCGACGGGCGGGTAGGTACGGCCAATCACTGGATTGTGGTGCCGATGGTGTTTTGCGAAAACCGCAACCTGGCTGTACTCAAAGATGCCATCCGGGAAGCCTGGGGATATCAGAAGCCGAAAATTTATACCCGTTTTGCCCGGCAGCTGGCTGAATTATACAAAACAGGGCATGCACTTAGTGAGATTCTTTCGGCTTCCTTTGATACCAATGCAGCCTATGATCCGGAAAAACGCCTGTTTCCGCATGTGGATGGCATTCAGTTTCTGCAGCATACTGGTGGCTGCGGCGGTACCCGCGATGATGCCCGGGCTCTTTGCGGTTTGCTGGCAGGCTATATTACCCATCCCAATGTAGCCGGAGCTACGGTGCTCAGCCTGGGTTGCCAGAATGCCCAGATCAGCATGTTGCAGGAAGAAATACATAGGCGTGATCCGCATTTCAATAAGCCCCTCATCATCCTGGAACAGCAAAAGATGGGGCTGGAGCAAACCATGCTTGCAGAAGCCATTAGGCAAACCTTTGCAGGACTTATCAAAGCCAATGAAGCCCGGCGCGAACCGGCACCTTTAAGCAAACTTTGTATCGGCCTGGAGTGCGGTGGCTCAGACGGGTTTTCGGGTATTTCGGCCAATCCGGCCATTGGTTATACGTCCGATCTGCTGGTGGCTTTGGGCGGAAGTGTCATCTTGTCTGAATTTCCGGAACTCTGCGGCGTGGAGCAGGAACTGTGTGATCGTTGTGTGGATGAATCCATTGCCCGTCGTTTCCTGGAGCTGATGCGGGCTTATCAGAAGCGGGCCGAAGCCGTGGGTTCAGGCTTCGATATGAATCCTTCACCGGGCAACATCCGCGATGGATTGATTACCGATGCCATGAAATCGGCCGGGGCAGCCAAAAAAGGAGGTACCTCGCCAGTGACCGATGTGATCGATTACCCGGAATGGGTAAGAAAACCAGGTTTGAATTTGCTTTGTACACCCGGCAATGATGTAGAATCCACCACAGCTGAAGTAGCTGCCGGAGCCAATATCGTCTTGTTTACAACCGGCCTGGGCACGCCCACAGGTAATCCCATTGCACCGGTGATCAAGATTTCGAGTAATACCGCATTGTTTGAGAAAATGCCCGATATCATTGACCTGAATGCGGGTACCATTATCGACGGCGAGGAAACCATTGAACAGGCTGGTGCCCGCATCCTGGACTATGTGATTGCTGTGGCAAGCGGAGAAAAATTACCTGCTGCTGTGCGCAACGGCCAGGAAGATTTTATTCCCTGGAAAAGAGGAGTTTCGTTGTAACCATGCCGTTAACCGGATGGTTGCTATTACCATTGCAATCACCCAAAAACAGTTTGTAGGATTTTTTAAACAGCAATTAAACATTTACAACAGATGAAACGATTTCTGGACGAGGATTTCCTGTTGCACACCGAAACAGCCCGTTATCTCTATCACGAAGTAGCCAGGCGCATGCCTATCATTGATTATCACTGCCATTTACCCGTGCAGCAAATTGCAGAAGATCATCAGTTCGACAATCTCACCCAAATCTGGCTTTACGGGGACCATTACAAATGGCGGGCTATGCGCACCCATGGGGTGGATGAAAGTTATTGCACGGGCAACCAGCCCGACGAAGCCAAGTTTAAAAAATGGGCTGAGACCGTACCTTTTACCTTGCGAAATCCGCTTTATCACTGGACCCATCTGGAACTAAAACGTTATTTTGGAATTGATGAATTATTGAATCCATCCACGGCTCAGCGCATTTATGAGATCTGCAGCACGCTGTTGCGCACACCGGAATACCGAGTCCGCAATCTTCTCCGGAAAATGAATGTAGCCCTGATTTGTACCACCGATGATCCGGTTGATGATCTGCGCTATCACCGGCAGCTGAAGGAAGAATTTGAAATTCCGGTATTGCCGGCCTTTCGTGCTGATAAAGCCATGCAGGTAGCCGATCCGGTTGCTTTCAATGCTTATGTGAACCGGCTGGAAGCTGCTGCTGATCAGCATATTGCAAGTTGGAATGATTTCCTATATGCCCTGCATCAGCGGCACGATTATTTTGCCCGGCACGGGTGCAATGTATCGGATCATGGGTTGGAATACATTGAAGTGGAAGAGGGATTGACACCGGGACAATTGCAGCAGATATTCAACAAAATCCGATCGGGTCATCACCTGGAAGTAGCCGAGCAACGGGCTTTCCGGGCGGCTCTGTTGATTGAGCTGGCTCAATGGGATCATGAAAAAGGCTGGATTCAGCAATTTCACCTGGGTGCTCTGCGCAATACCAACAGCCGGCTGATGAAAAAACTGGGCCCTGACACGGGCTGGGATTCGATCGGAGATTTTCCGCAGGCGCTTTCCCTTGCCCGCTTTTTGGATATCCTTGATCAGCAAAACCGATTGGCCAAAACCATTCTCTATAACCTGAATCCGGCCGATAATGAACTGTTTG from Thermoflavifilum aggregans encodes the following:
- a CDS encoding SMP-30/gluconolactonase/LRE family protein — translated: MRYFFCSLLLGLTGFFTAYAQHSPVKLTFKWSAADGIRTPESALYDPQHQVIYVSNINGDATAKDGNGFISLLDTEGHIKQLHWTDGLNAPKGLAFYGNELYVADIDQLVIIDRNTGAIKQKVNVPGSSFLNDVTVDDHGNVYVSDTRQAKVFRYANGKVSTLLQGENMQGANGLLFWKGKLWILTHHGIFTCDASGKDLKLFSDAVKDGDGIWNVNDRDLIVSQWIGRVYYVYANGKAEELLDTRNEHKNTADISYAAQLKLLLVPTFTGNSVDAYSL
- a CDS encoding glycoside hydrolase family 28 protein — protein: MKRKAKLFRLWLIGLFVFIGCITRASAQELSWPKDLSAYQPAVPRFRADTFDIRRYGAKADGRTLNTQAIQSAIDACSVAGGGVVLIPDGFWLTGPIVLKSGVDLHLQSGALLQFTRDRDQYPLVKTSYEGLVAVRCQSPISAENAENIAITGAGIVDGGGDAWRMVKKSKLPPDAWKQLVASGGVLSADGNTWYPSEKSLLGSQTPDAGVWKTGMQLSDFERIRDFLRPNLLKFTSCKKILLQGVTFRNSPAWCLHPLMCEDLTVSGITVYNPEYAQNGDGIDVESCTRVLIENSQFATGDDGICLKSGRDEEGRKRGMPTQFVQVRNCVVYHAHGGFVIGSEMSGGVHDVVVQHCTFIGADNGLRFKTTRGRGGVVENIFVDGVVMENIVHDAILFDMYYMATNAAEPIGEVKPMPVTEATPVFRRFLIRNVVCRGAQRGIYIRGLPEMPVQQLKLEHIALADTRQGLICSYARQLKFEDLQLFPLQTDPVIDLAQVRDIQFDILHYAPDARLLLRLQGAESGNIRFNHLFPAPSDRMIRYTGGASRAMVEVAGK
- a CDS encoding glycoside hydrolase family 88 protein produces the protein MKGNTPYQFVNRIWKSVLVYGLMGISLCLAPAFVPGLAAGQAQYRISSTLADSALQQAEQFAKHILQQSSPSDKWAYETGVVWQGMAELWHFTANGNYFQYIRQAVDNFVDKQGEIRTYRPQEYKLDDINNGHALLLLAAVTGDTRYRLAAGRLWDQLQHQPRNAAGGFWHKQIYPNQMWVDGLYMAEPFYLTYVLRLRDSAHLSAQLQDIARQFLLVRDHLRDPATGLYFHGWDASHQERWADPQTGRSPNIWGRGDGWLAMALVDVLDHYPADVPAYDSLRSMFKDFAAAILQAQDPATGCWYQLMVKPHLPGNYLESSATCMFIYALAKGVRLGLLPKQPYRAAVEKAYRGLLSRFVQQTSDGPVLTGVCSVAGLGGKPYRDGSDAYYLSEKIVNNDPKALGAFLMASVEMARLPLLHVGKGVTVCLDHWFNREWRPDPFGPSGRMEPFHYLWSDEENSGFSFWGRIFRDRGATCTTLEQAPTEKALRHVQVYIIVDPDTRAETPDPHFIDAASIGVLQRWVKAGGILLLMANDSGNCEFYHLNQLAAVFGMHFLENSLNHVPDHAYEDGAFDTHVNDIFPVSRHIFMKEISSLSIQPPAQPLLVKEGNVIIARAKYGKGWVLAVGDPWLYNEYTDGRKLPARFQNAQAGADLANWLLTQAQKQNFQSY
- a CDS encoding tagaturonate reductase, which produces MESLNRKSLRYIKPHPNLEIPDPALLDLPEKVLQFGTGVLLRGLPDYFIDRANKAGLFDGRILVVKSTSRGETDAFDQQDGLYTLCVKGLENGSPVQKYLIEAAISRVLSAQHAWDSILEAVKQHDIRLIISNTTEVGIRLDADDNPFTHPPRSFPGKLLAVLYARYQADPEKGFVIIPTELIPDNGDRLRAIVREMAQRHRMSAAFLQWMDAACVFCNSLVDRIVPGKPEAEEQARLEQELGYQDELMIQAEPYRLWAIEARDARVEAWLPWAKADTGVVLAPDITRYRELKLRLLNGTHTFSSGLAHLMGFDTVFQATHHQAMVAFLRQLMWDEIVPVVTGPDISREMAETFAHQVLERFANPFLKHHWIDITVEYTAKMRMRNVPLIKGYYQRFVTVPAAMALGFAAYLLFMKGEANGQHYTGNWAGQAYPIRDSQAGYFAELWKRSSREQLVREVLGNTDLWQEDLNALPGFAEAVHANLERLMQGEVEKVLRSTIFV
- a CDS encoding UxaA family hydrolase, with the protein product MDRELKTVLQVHPDDNVLVALRDLQAGEHVRWDGKEWVLPELVPAKHKFNMFPLQAGDAVIMYGVKVGRAKADLPAGTRLSPQNVSHATGEVELRAGIRARQWKAPDVSRWKDKVFYGYHRSDGRVGTANHWIVVPMVFCENRNLAVLKDAIREAWGYQKPKIYTRFARQLAELYKTGHALSEILSASFDTNAAYDPEKRLFPHVDGIQFLQHTGGCGGTRDDARALCGLLAGYITHPNVAGATVLSLGCQNAQISMLQEEIHRRDPHFNKPLIILEQQKMGLEQTMLAEAIRQTFAGLIKANEARREPAPLSKLCIGLECGGSDGFSGISANPAIGYTSDLLVALGGSVILSEFPELCGVEQELCDRCVDESIARRFLELMRAYQKRAEAVGSGFDMNPSPGNIRDGLITDAMKSAGAAKKGGTSPVTDVIDYPEWVRKPGLNLLCTPGNDVESTTAEVAAGANIVLFTTGLGTPTGNPIAPVIKISSNTALFEKMPDIIDLNAGTIIDGEETIEQAGARILDYVIAVASGEKLPAAVRNGQEDFIPWKRGVSL
- the uxaC gene encoding glucuronate isomerase, with amino-acid sequence MKRFLDEDFLLHTETARYLYHEVARRMPIIDYHCHLPVQQIAEDHQFDNLTQIWLYGDHYKWRAMRTHGVDESYCTGNQPDEAKFKKWAETVPFTLRNPLYHWTHLELKRYFGIDELLNPSTAQRIYEICSTLLRTPEYRVRNLLRKMNVALICTTDDPVDDLRYHRQLKEEFEIPVLPAFRADKAMQVADPVAFNAYVNRLEAAADQHIASWNDFLYALHQRHDYFARHGCNVSDHGLEYIEVEEGLTPGQLQQIFNKIRSGHHLEVAEQRAFRAALLIELAQWDHEKGWIQQFHLGALRNTNSRLMKKLGPDTGWDSIGDFPQALSLARFLDILDQQNRLAKTILYNLNPADNELFATMAGNFNDGSFPGKIQFGAAWWFLDQLDGMTRQLNALSNMGLISHFVGMVTDSRSFLSYPRHEYFRRLLCDIFGREVENGELPDDLDWIGKIIRDICYFNARNYFNWQQLTPALSNEQVVSR